A part of Denitratisoma oestradiolicum genomic DNA contains:
- a CDS encoding AI-2E family transporter: MPRPPFDRVPTVFALSLLVGGCLLVLWPFLTALVWAAILASTSWPGFLWLDRRVGGRRVVAASLMILLVAVVLLGPVAIVALVLADNVAELDRAATALFQNGLPDAPAWLAKLPLVGQSGYDYWQRFAHDGAQLTVELQKLAKPAKDAALVGGRIVGQGVIDIALSIFLAFFFFLHGEALSRRLGIALGRLSRDRASYLLGIARGAVTGVIYGILGTGLAQGILAAMGFAIAGVPGAVLLGLATFFLSVVPVGPPLVWGGAAIWLLQQGEPGWAAFVAAWGFFLVSMADNLIKPFIISRGASLPFAVVFLGMLGGVLAFGVIGAFLGPALLAVGYRLAIEWTAMESPA, from the coding sequence ATGCCGCGCCCCCCATTCGATCGTGTTCCCACTGTTTTCGCGCTCTCCTTGCTGGTCGGGGGCTGCCTGTTGGTGTTGTGGCCCTTTCTTACCGCACTGGTCTGGGCCGCCATCCTGGCCTCGACCAGTTGGCCGGGTTTTCTCTGGCTGGATCGCCGTGTCGGAGGGCGCCGGGTCGTGGCGGCCAGCCTGATGATTTTGCTGGTGGCCGTGGTTCTGCTTGGGCCGGTGGCCATCGTGGCATTGGTGCTGGCCGACAACGTCGCCGAACTCGACCGAGCCGCCACCGCCCTGTTTCAGAACGGCTTGCCTGACGCGCCCGCATGGCTGGCCAAACTGCCCCTGGTCGGACAGTCCGGCTACGACTACTGGCAAAGGTTCGCTCACGACGGGGCGCAACTGACAGTCGAATTGCAGAAACTGGCCAAGCCGGCGAAGGATGCCGCCCTGGTCGGGGGCCGCATTGTCGGCCAGGGCGTGATTGACATTGCCCTGTCCATATTTCTCGCCTTCTTTTTCTTTCTGCATGGCGAGGCGCTGTCCCGGCGTCTGGGCATCGCCCTGGGCCGTCTGAGCAGAGACCGCGCCAGCTACCTGCTGGGGATCGCCAGAGGAGCCGTGACCGGGGTGATCTACGGCATTCTCGGTACCGGACTGGCCCAGGGCATCCTGGCGGCCATGGGTTTTGCCATCGCGGGCGTACCCGGTGCGGTGCTGCTTGGGCTGGCCACCTTTTTCCTGTCCGTCGTCCCCGTTGGCCCACCCCTGGTCTGGGGCGGCGCGGCGATCTGGCTGCTCCAGCAGGGGGAGCCAGGCTGGGCGGCCTTCGTTGCCGCCTGGGGCTTTTTTCTGGTCAGCATGGCGGATAACCTGATCAAGCCTTTCATCATCAGCCGCGGCGCCAGCCTTCCCTTCGCCGTCGTCTTCCTGGGCATGCTTGGCGGGGTGCTGGCCTTTGGCGTGATTGGCGCCTTCCTTGGCCCGGCCTTGCTGGCGGTGGGCTACCGCCTTGCCATTGAATGGACCGCCATGGAGAGCCCCGCCTGA